The following are encoded together in the Theileria orientalis strain Shintoku DNA, chromosome 1, complete genome genome:
- a CDS encoding uncharacterized protein (tRNA-binding arm domain containing protein) codes for MFIILKPWKSQFRRHRERDAGVQKVQIEMNKILRSDKYIAINWKYKNRHKIVKKMKLNQVKIGVFIALLATLIHMVGADSTDYTKIKDDMKLKSSKSLEGQRSVLAKINKVSEILTTEGERSLSDFKSYVGRLIPYLSQPTSEPFIDNIQEYINSKTGDRQQIIKVISDIKMYQKRAEKEIANSEKRYNKLLQHLSKSNENDKSINHAKSQYKGLALAKDRLLEINQRIAEFGPIVTEKIEHLALANKKLDVYKLFLEMLKRTRGIVVESRKAYVGSFSTKDKILDSSNRMDSLVKRAKLVKGDSKNKSIYKAETEKLNSLWDELNKLKNNILTNSKSAAKTLEHMNSTVIKGEGYEKSIIDEGSSGSKSSSDSANSSKGVDTLSRAFLRAKETYNKLTKLQKSTAEDVATMEKYNKETAELLKKGNSLVGEMEGISKKRSSMAKKTLNLSTPQDLREMVGMDDVASDDSDSSSESETEESAKDAKKTEDADKDRTKTHDSLDRKADLSKRATKRKTRKQLDEIRNKAIGSYLDDIALSDEGSGSKNSEASDSDNSYDSDASTETSLTGKITKSKKDPKSRKPTINSRGASSDITSESSESSSPVNDKKNDKGLIDRGFNFLKKFAAVPQTFFETADSLSAVPSSEDVYYDARESIQDTEDSDTGVDSDVTPKAHIPTGRSRNHRTPGPPSYNQTGDPLKPSHVRAASAGSQGIRYSAGDAPIDLRQDEEEDYKRAVKESVVMDLERKAKEAFDSNQILNLSEAGSKGQQDLFKLVRLSYELKKQFELVKDEFKSSFQFNQKEILKNTLKDLLHQYLSGVCSAALEMTRPRNFQMFTSNSGGLFAAGTVQASAGANPNRAYATPNSQPGNRRVSVRTSGMQGNPVTGRRVATKRSYGQMSGSESNGDYGSFTPGRANAPRVAVVTTQQTGPQPQQPQQVAQGVPRAAPKYVSQQVQMTPRPVPAQRRNIRAPMASEFQAVQPLAQGPFTVKIECKNQNDLSNVTDIAIIEALKENTS; via the exons atgttcataattttaaagcCCTGGAAATCTCAGTTTAGACGACATCGAGAACGAGACGCCGGTGTACAGAAGGTGCAAATtgaaatgaataaaattcTCAGATCTGAT AAGTATATCGCAATCAACTGGAAATATAAAAACCGTcataaaatagttaaaaaaatgaaactAAACCAAGTAAAGATTGGGGTGTTCATAGCTCTATTGGCTACCCTAATCCATATGGTTGGAGCCGATAGCACTGATTACACCAAGATTAAGGACGACATGAAACTAAAGTCGAGTAAATCACTTGAGGGGCAGCGCAGTGTTTTGgccaaaataaataaagtcTCTGAGATACTCACAACGGAGGGAGAGAGATCTTTGAGCGATTTCAAATCTTACGTGGGCAGATTGATTCCTTACCTTAGTCAGCCAACATCTGAGCCTTTTATAGACAACATTCAGGAGTATATTAACTCCAAAACCGGTGACAGACAGCAGATCATTAAAGTTATCTCTGACATTAAAATGTACCAGAAGAGGGCTGAGAAGGAGATCGCAAATTCCGAAAAGAGGTACAACAAACTGTTGCAGCACCTGAGCAAAAGCAATGAAAATGATAAGTCCATTAACCATGCAAAGTCACAATATAAGGGCTTAGCGCTTGCAAAGGATCGTCTTCTTGAGATCAACCAAAGAATAGCAGAGTTTGGGCCTATAGTCACTGAGAAAATTGAACACCTAGCCTTGGCCAACAAGAAACTTGATGTGTATAAACTGTTCTTAGAAATGCTTAAGCGGACCAGGGGAATAGTGGTAGAGTCCAGAAAAGCCTATGTTGGCTCATTTTCCACAAAGGACAAGATCCTTGATTCCTCTAACAGGATGGACTCTCTGGTCAAGAGGGCCAAACTAGTTAAAGGAGACTCCAAAAATAAGAGTATCTACAAAGCTGAAACTGAAAAATTGAATTCATTGTGGGATGAGCTTAATAAGCTTAAGAATAATATCTTGACTAACTCAAAGAGCGCCGCAAAAACTCTCGAGCACATGAATTCTACGGTGATCAAGGGCGAGGGATATGAGAAAAGCATAATAGACGAGGGCTCAAGTGGTAGCAAAAGCTCATCGGACAGTGCTAACTCCTCTAAGGGAGTGGACACACTCTCCAGGGCCTTCCTCAGGGCCAAAGAAACTTACAATAAGTTAACTAAGCTGCAAAAAAGCACAGCCGAAGATGTGGCCACCATGGAGAAGTACAATAAGGAGACTGCCGAGCTTTTGAAAAAGGGGAACAGCCTTGTCGGTGAGATGGAAGGAATAAGCAAGAAACGATCCTCAATGGCTAAGAAGACCTTAAACCTGTCCACGCCTCAGGATCTCAGGGAGATGGTTGGCATGGATGATGTGGCTTCAGACGATTCCGATAGCTCGAGTGAATCTGAAACAGAAGAGTCTGCAAAAGATGCCAAAAAAACCGAGGATGCCGATAAGGATAGGACTAAAACTCATGACAGCTTAGATCGGAAGGCTGACCTCTCTAAAAGAGCTACTAAAAGGAAAACCAGGAAGCAACTTGACGAGATAAGAAACAAGGCAATTGGCAGTTATCTTGATGATATTGCACTTTCGGATGAGGGCAGCGGATCTAAAAACTCAGAAGCTAGTGATAGTGATAACAGTTATGACTCAGACGCCAGTACGGAAACTAGTCTTACAGGGAAGATTACCAAGAGTAAAAAGGATCCTAAAAGCAGGAAACCCACCATCAACAGCAGAGGCGCCAGTAGCGACATAACTTCTGAAAGTAGCGAAAGTAGCTCACCTGTTAACGACAAGAAGAATGACAAGGGGCTAATAGACAGGGGATTTaactttttgaaaaaattcGCAGCGGTGCCACAAACTTTCTTTGAAACGGCCGATTCATTATCAGCGGTACCCTCATCTGAGGACGTGTACTATGACGCACGTGAAAGCATTCAAGATACGGAAGATAGTGATACGGGAGTGGATTCTGATGTCACGCCCAAAGCACACATTCCAACTGGCAGATCTAGGAACCATAGGACGCCTGGGCCACCGAGTTACAATCAAACAGGTGATCCACTGAAACCCAGCCATGTGAGGGCTGCTTCTGCGGGCTCTCAAGGCATCAGATACAGTGCTGGCGATGCCCCAATAGACCTACGTCAGGATGAGGAAGAGGATTACAAGAGGGCAGTTAAAGAATCAGTAGTCATGGACCTGGAAAGGAAGGCGAAAGAGGCCTTTGACtcaaatcaaatattaaacttaTCAGAGGCAGGTTCTAAGGGCCAGCAGGACCTGTTTAAACTAGTCAGGCTCTCCTACGAGCTGAAAAAGCAGTTTGAACTTGTCAAGGATGAATTCAAGTCAAGCTTCCAGTTCAACCAAAAGGAAATACTAAAGAACACTCtcaaggacctgctgcACCAGTACCTGTCAGGCGTGTGTTCAGCTGCTCTGGAAATGACCAGGCCAAGGAACTTTCAAATGTTCACCTCCAACTCTGGAGGGCTTTTTGCGGCCGGAACCGTACAAGCAAGTGCCGGCGCCAACCCCAATAGAGCTTATGCTACGCCTAACTCTCAGCCTGGTAATCGCCGAGTCTCTGTTAGGACATCTGGTATGCAGGGCAACCCAGTAACTGGCCGAAGAGTGGCCACCAAGAGGTCATATGGTCAGATGAGTGGGAGTGAATCAAATGGTGATTATGGAAGCTTCACTCCGGGACGAGCAAATGCGCCCAGGGTGGCGGTTGTGACTACGCAGCAGACGGGTCCGCAGCCGCAACAGCCACAGCAAGTAGCACAGGGTGTGCCCAGAGCAGCGCCGAAATACGTGAGCCAGCAGGTCCAAATGACACCGAGGCCTGTGCCAGCTCAAAGACGCAATATTCGAGCACCTATGGCGTCGGAATTTCAGGCAGTGCAGCCGCTAGCGCAAGGACCATTTACAG TGAAGATAGAGtgtaaaaatcaaaatGACCTATCAAATGTAACAGATATTGCAATAATTGAGGCCTTGAAGGAGAACACATCTTAG
- a CDS encoding uncharacterized protein (calcium-binding EF-hand domain containing protein), producing the protein MTFLRPLKTSELRDIFRTLDRGGKGALDCSDLQRAYALLGSKAALGPEDAGYVLEHLVQVGASSFNSLGNSTSTPPGSNNALSWSPSQPGHGSDPGGSADDGLPKLDLTTFVDAVNHVLSTNSLEQLLKSTFEAVSSARSTSSSSNRVVTVSQLLELARAFGLKLSKDSEVRIQARVPNGAVDFAEFVELVAST; encoded by the exons atGACCTTTTTGAGGCCTCTTAAGACGAGTGAACTGCGGGACATCTTCAGAACTCTGGACAGGGGCGGCAAGGGTGCCCTCGACTGCTCGGATCTGCAGAGGGCCTACGCACTCCTCGGCTCTAAGGCGGCCCTGGGCCCTGAGGACGCTGGCTACGTGCTCGAGCACTTAGTCCAGGTGGgcgccagctccttcaACAGCCTCGGAAACAGCACGTCCACCCCCCCGGGCTCGAATAACGCCCTGTCCTGGTCGCCTTCGCAGCCCGGTCACGGCTCTGACCCCGGCGGCAGCGCCGACGACGGCCTGCCCAAGCTGGACCTGACGACCTTCGTCGACGCCGTGAACCACGTGCTCAGCACCAACTCGctggagcagctgctgaagtcGACCTTCGAGGCGGTGTCG AGCGCCCGCAGCACCTCGAGCTCCTCGAACAGGGTCGTCACGGTGTCCCAGCTGCTCGAACTCGCGCGCGCCTTCGGCCTAAAGCTGTCCAAGGACTCCGAGGTCCGCATTCAGGCTCGAGTCCCCAACGGGGCGGTCGACTTCGCCGAGTTCGTGGAGCTGGTCGCGAGCACCTAG
- a CDS encoding uncharacterized protein (Machado-Joseph disease protein MJD family protein): MTENFVHFLHIRMEKVIYWEKQDPKTKMCALHCLNSLLQGPLVTTDELCEISMLLDSEENRLLNGNFGYNGRVLGYGNVSDSGDFNLPVLQSALTTRNISCTHFSLSQLSLSMFQNNHSIGFICNIQSHWFSIRYLHHNWYILDSLRQGPVPIEPGPLHDYVKKNLETAAGVILLVVPTGTKLPEPDPFAHPTVQPNQFYVKLSEIEGGNEGGGFGNSGVVQNGPDAKRRDSSKVWPTTGGIRLDQVVDQPLHGDQEYTGTDAVKIAIKLFNSRITRSFAPTSSINVSLR, encoded by the exons ATGACTGAAAATTTTGTACATTTTCTACACATAAGGATGGAAAAGGTAATATATTGGGAAAAACAGGACccaaaaacaaaaatgtgCGCCCTTCATTGCCTAAACTCGCTTCTACAG GGGCCGCTGGTTACAACGGATGAACTCTGCGAGATATCAATGTTGTTGGATTCCGAGGAGAATCGGTTACTTAACG GCAACTTTGGGTACAATGGGAGAGTGCTAGGCTACGGAAACGTGTCGGACTCAGGAGACTTTAACCTCCCA GTACTCCAGAGTGCTTTGACGACAAGAAACATATCATGTACACACTTTTCGCTAAGTCAACTGAGTCTGTCGATGTTCCAAAA CAACCACTCGATTGGATTCATATGTAACATACAATCACACTGGTTTTCAATAAGATACTTGCATCATAACTG GTACATCCTGGACAGCCTTCGACAAGGACCAGTGCCAATCGAACCAGGCCCACTGCACGACTACGTGAAGAAGAACCTGGAAACAGCAGCAGGAGTGATACTGCTCGTGGTGCCGACAGGCACGAAGCTGCCGGAGCCGGACCCCTTCGCACACCCAACAGTGCAGCCAAACCAGTTCTACGTCAAGCTGTCGGAAATAGAAGGAGGCAACGAGGGGGGAGGATTCGGGAACAGCGGAGTGGTGCAAAACGGCCCAGACGCTAAAAGAAGAGACAGCAGCAAGGTGTGGCCAACCACCGGTGGAATCAGGTTGGACCAAGTGGTAGATCAGCCACTTCACGGG GATCAGGAATACACAGGAACTGACGCAGTAAAAATCGCAATAAAGCTGTTCAACAGTAGAATCACGAGGAGCTTCGCACCAACCTCGAGCATCAACGTAAGTTTGCGGTAA
- a CDS encoding uncharacterized protein (eukaryotic rRNA processing family protein) produces the protein MPLVLKRLGYTLAPGERFTGEDEAVDEGLENYAKSEINRKEGTLEKIIVPASYKRQLAPSNNNLEILSKLGQMECERGKGNNEDNGKLEGRDDKKLKSFLDNLTIVGELCCDYNVDQKKLEFHLKELATSFVKQGLNQLSDLMVTFNRPDDFYAEMIKSDEHMSRIIKALEARNNELTKQAVATIGKRAKKSIGKLSKKQYQLQQKNQFIKKVNVLKKKHKGGDIDKYLDELISDVGAPRRRGRPKGSKNKTTKATAAKAAGSTGASKTYKKSKKATAKGKRGRPRGRKKKSESAGSDKAIKKGKRGRPRKSDVEKRKGHKRPKT, from the exons ATGCCGTTGGTTCTTAAGAGGCTAGGTTACACCCTGGCCCCTGGGGAACGCTTTACAG GAGAAGATGAGGCAGTTGACGAGGGCCTTGAGAATTACGCCAAGTCTGAAATTAACCGCAAAGAGGGTACGcttgaaaaaataattgttCCCGCAAGTTATAAGCGACAGTTGGCACCttctaataataatttagaaaTTCTATCGAAACTAGGACAAATGGAATGTGAACGTGGGAAGGGGAATAACGAAGATAACGGGAAACTTGAAGGGCGTGACGACAAAAAGTTGAAAAGTTTTTTGGACAATCTGACTATAGTTGGAGAGCTGTGCTGCGACTATAACGTCGACCAAAAGAAGCTAGAATTCCACTT GAAGGAGCTGGCAACGTCGTTTGTCAAACAAGGGTTGAATCAGCTGAGT GACTTGATGGTCACTTTCAACAGGCCTGATGACTTTTACGCTGAAATGATTAAAAGTGACGAGCACATGTCGAGGATTATCAAGGCACTGGAGGCCAGGAATAACGAGCTTACGAAGCAGGCAGTTGCCACCA TTGGCAAAAGGGCTAAAAAGTCTATTGGCAAGTTGAGCAAGAAACAGTACCAGTTGCAGCAAAAGAACCAGTTTATCAAGAAAGTCAATGTCCTTAAGAAGAAGCACAAGGGTGGTGATATCGACAAGTACCTTGACGAGTTGATCTCAGATGTTGGCGCCCCTAGGCGCAGAGGAAGACCCAAGGGTTCCAAAAACAAGACCACTAAGGCCACTGCCGCGAAGGCAGCCGGGAGCACTGGTGCATCCAAAACGTACAAAAAGAGCAAAAAGGCCACTGCCAAAGGTAAGAGGGGCCGCCCCCGaggaaggaagaagaaatcGGAGTCAGCTGGCAGCGACAAGGCCATCAAGAAGGGCAAAAGGGGAAGGCCCAGGAAGAGCGACGttgagaagaggaagggCCACAAAAGACCAAAAACATAA
- a CDS encoding uncharacterized protein (methyltransferase type 11 domain containing protein) yields the protein MVKKKHFDDPPCDKEPVSISVGDLDRDLFEQQHVHRVYEDISVHFSHTRYGPWRNVVRLINEAPSNSFILDVGCGNGKYLNSRSDCFFLGIDVCSALLQICVEKGKGDLLLSNNLRLALRDNLADLTLSIAVIHHFSTVNRRLEAIRELIRCTRPRGKILIYVWSFEQDRNYIGYREFKSQDVLVPWNLQSVISSGGVGDTGVRGAESYGRYYHVFTRDEVDCICDHFSDLVESTVGSDCNNWVIEMTKR from the exons ATGGTGAAGAAAAAACACTTCGATGACCCGCCCTGTGACAAGGAGCCTGTCAGCATTAGCGTTGGTGACCTTGACAGGGATCTGTTTGAGCAGCAGCACGTTCATCGCGTTTATGAGGACATTTCCGTCCACTTTTCCCACACTCGGTACGGCCCCTGGAGGAACGTCGTGAGACTCATTAACGAGGCTCCTTCCAACAGCTTCATTCTTGACGTTGGATGTGGCAACGGCAAGTACCTTAACTCACGAAGCGACTGTTTCTTCCTCGGCATTGACGTCTGCAGTGCTCTTTTACAGATTTGCGTTGAAAAGGGCAAGGGTGACCTCCTGCTATCCAACAACTTGAGGCTCGCCCTTCGTGACAACTTAGCCGACTTAACTCTTTCCATTGCCGTAATACATCACTTTTCAACTGTGAATAGGAG ACTTGAAGCCATTCGCGAGTTAATAAGGTGCACAAGGCCCCGGGGGAAGATTCTCATCTACGTCTG GTCTTTTGAGCAGGATAGGAACTACATTGGCTACCGCGAGTTCAAATCTCAGGACGTGCTGGTGCCATGGAACCTACAGTCCGT CATTAGTAGTGGTGGCGTTGGTGACACTGGAGTAAGGGGCGCCGAGAGCTACGGAAGGTACTACCACGTTTTCACCCGCGATGAGGTCGACTGCATCTGCGACCACTTCAGCGACCTCGTGGAGTCCACCGTAGGGTCCGACTGCAACAACTGGGTGATTGAGATGACTAAGCGCTGA
- a CDS encoding DHHC-containing protein 20 translates to MHNLTKSVVRNLPICVSTSQRHSFQFIILIFFVVYTIYVEFVCIPLFKGEGLRSSLRYTREALWNLVCCRFCPFAGTATALVICYDLCHATGIHYRYRQMCPAYLPSIVPARSTLWKTDTHSDEWKVNPNSVYECNERKKNVLQAGQSSLLQCCEQPVTRLPLPLIAIPITNADTGLSAGMCLRWTTIVSNGIGFYNYKYFFLTLLYADLINLFMFSRIYKAFFTSYYDPNSRFNHLFYLSLIGTLVVIISLYFTLVNHDSVG, encoded by the exons ATGCATAATCTGACGAAGTCGGTGGTCAGAAACTTGCCGATTTGCGTAAGTACCTCACAACGTCACTCCTTTCAGTTCATCATCCTGATATTCTTCGTGGTCTACACAATCTACGTAGAG TTTGTCTGTATTCCGCTTTTCAAAGGGGAAGGCCTTCGAAGTAGCCTGAGGTACACGAGAGAGGCGCTTTGGAACCTTGTCTGCTGTAGGTTTTG TCCATTTGCTGGCACTGCTACTGCTTTGGTCATTTGTTATGACCTGTGTCACGCCACCGGGATTCATTACAG ATATCGTCAGATGTGCCCAGCTTATTTACCAAGTATCGTTCCGGCCCGTTCTACTTTGTGGAAGACTGACACACATTCAGACGAGTGGAAGGTGAATCCGAACAGCGTGTACGAATGCAACGAACGTAAAAAAAACG tGCTACAAGCCGGACAGAGCTCACTACTGCAG TGCTGCGAGCAGCCAGTTACAAGGCTTCCATTGCCACTGATAGCTATTCCGATTACCAATGCTGATACAGGCCTCTCGGCAGGAATGTGCTTAAGATGGACCACTATT GTATCTAACGGGATCGGCTTTTACAACTACAAGTACTTCTTCTTGACGCTGTTATACGCCGACTTAATTAAtctgtttatgttttcaaGGATCTATAAGGCCTTTTTCACAAGCTACTACGACCCGAATTCGAGATTTAATCACCTTTTTTACCTGTCGCTGATAGGGACTCTCGTTGTAATAATTTCACTGTATTTTACCCTAGTCAATCATGATTCTGTAGGATAA
- a CDS encoding uncharacterized protein (zinc finger, CCHC-type domain containing protein) translates to MTPKEKRDYVDCWDEDKIKQVLEKRIEEIKNKKDKSKSRIKLLRAKIAKLRRALEGKGVAGGQVAPSNNSDGAKSGKRSKKGTKKVDKADDGDDATGRLNVCKLAGDKCSIGDQNTDDPIDESNLDATSSLNTDTRSVTRTAGSKTIDKKRKKSKKICFGCRKRGHLLKDCRENRSETVCFRCGSKEHTLKNCKFKSNSTVVIAEDYTLGKEGPGVAEETKVELPYASCFVCGQVGHLSSQCPQNPKGMYPKGSGCYFCGSPRVRPAGVGPTAYPLQPAEAATVPPKRRNRKRTQKA, encoded by the exons ATGACCCCTAAAGAGAAAAGGGACTATGTGGACTGCTGGGACgaagataaaattaaacaagtGTTAGAAAAACGAATAGAagagataaaaaataaaaaagataaaagtaAGTCGAGAATAAAGTTATTGAGGGCTAAGATAGCTAAGTTGAGGAGGGCCCTCGAGGGAAAGGGAGTGGCAGGAGGCCAAGTGGCCCCAAGCAACAACAGTGACGGTGCAAAGAGCGGGAAAAGGAGCAAAAAAGGAACAAAGAAGGTCGATAAAGCTGATGATGGCGATGATGCGACTGGTAGGTTAAATGTTTGCA AATTGGCAGGAGATAAGTGTTCCATAGGTGACCAAAACACGGATGATCCCATAGATGAATCTAACCTAGACGCCACTAGCAGCCTCAACACTGATACAAGAAGCGTTACCAGGACTGCCGGCAGTAAAACCATAGAtaaaaagaggaaaaaaagtaaaaaaatatgtttcGGAT GTAGGAAGAGGGGGCATCTGCTCAAGGATTGTAGAGAAAACAGAAGTGAAACAGTGTGTTTCAGATGTGGATCGAAGGAACACACACTGAAGAACTGCAAATTTAAGTCGAATTCAACAGTGGTAATCGCCGAGGACTACACATTGGGTAAAGAAGGGCCGGGAGTCGCAGAGGAAACGAAG GTTGAGTTGCCGTACGCATCCTGCTTCGTATGCGGCCAAGTGGGCCACCTATCATCGCAATGTCCGCAGAACCCCAAGGGGATGTACCCGAAGGGGAGCGGATGCTACTTCTGCGGATCA CCAAGGGTAAGACCAGCGGGAGTGGGTCCAACAGCGTACCCATTGCAGCCAGCAGAAGCAGCAACAGTGCCCCCAAAGAGGAGGAATAGAAAGAGAACGCAGAAGgcataa